In Pseudomonas sp. HR96, the DNA window GCGCCAGCGCAGGGCCGTTGCGGTCGGGGGTGCTGCGGTGGCGGTGGCGGCCAGCCGTGGGGAAGGTATGGCCATGGTCGAAGAGCTCCGTGCGGCCAGGGGGCCTAGGGTTTGATGAGTTGGCTGGCGAACTGCGGATCGATCAATTGATCGACCACCTGGTCGACATCGACGCCCTTGCGCACCAGGCCTTCGGACACCAGGATCGGCGCGGCCGCCTTCAAGGCCTTGACCTGCTCGGCACCTGGTGTGCCATTAGTGAAGTCGGTGCGCGACAGCTGCAGCTTGGCCACTTCCAGCGGTAGCCCGGATTCCTTGGCCAGCAGCTCGGCCAGCTGGTCGGGATGCTGACGCGCCCAGTCGCGGGCTTTTTCGTAGGCGCCGAGCACTGTCCTGATGGTGTCGGGCTGGGCCTTCTCGTAGGCATCAGTGACGCTCAGGACGTCATAACTGTTGAAGTCGACATTGCGGTACAACAGACGCGAACCGGCCTGGATCTGGCTGGCGGCCAGGTGCGGGTCGAGCCCGGCCCAGGCGTCGACGTCGCCTTTTTCCAGGGCCACCCGGCCGTTTGGATGCTGCAGGTGCACCAGCTCGACGTCGTCCTTGTTCAGCCCAACCGTCTGCAAGGCGCGCAGGGTGAACAGGTAGGGGTCGGTGCCCTTGGTGGCGGCGATCTTCTTGCCCTTGAGATCGGCCAGGGTCTGGAGCGGCGAGTCCTTGCGCACCGCCAGCGCGGTCCATTCCGGGCGGCTGGCGACGTACACGGTCTTCAGCGGGCTGCCGTTGGCGCGGCTGAGCACGGCGGCGAGCCCTGCCGTGGAAGCGAAGTCGATACTGCCGCTGTTGAGGTATTCCAGCGAGCGGTTGCTGCCCTGGCTCAGGGTCCAGGTCACCTTGCTGTCCGGCAGCGCCTGCTCCAGCCAGCCAAAATGCTTGAGCACC includes these proteins:
- a CDS encoding aliphatic sulfonate ABC transporter substrate-binding protein produces the protein MSLGTLARFTRPLLAAGALLALFAPGAQAASAPAEVHLDYAYYSPTSLVLKHFGWLEQALPDSKVTWTLSQGSNRSLEYLNSGSIDFASTAGLAAVLSRANGSPLKTVYVASRPEWTALAVRKDSPLQTLADLKGKKIAATKGTDPYLFTLRALQTVGLNKDDVELVHLQHPNGRVALEKGDVDAWAGLDPHLAASQIQAGSRLLYRNVDFNSYDVLSVTDAYEKAQPDTIRTVLGAYEKARDWARQHPDQLAELLAKESGLPLEVAKLQLSRTDFTNGTPGAEQVKALKAAAPILVSEGLVRKGVDVDQVVDQLIDPQFASQLIKP